The region TTGAATTGCTAATAACTGAGATAAGGCAGATGGTATCGGTTTCTGGCGAACCCGTTCAACGTTTAGGTGCCTACATGCTGGAAGGACTTATTGCGAGGTTGGCATCTTCTGGAAGTTCTATCTACAAATCTCTACGATGCAAGGAGCCTGCCGGTGCTGAGCTCCTTTCTTACATGCATGTACTCTATGAAGTCTGCCCGTACTTCAAGTTCGGGTATATGTCGGCAAATGGAGCAATTGCTGATGCGATGAGAAATGAAACTAGAGTTCATATAATTGACTTTGAAATTGCACAAGGAAGCCAGTGGCTCACCTTAATCCAGGCTCTTGCTGCTAGACCCGGAGGACCACCGCAGATTCGGATTACAGGCATCGATGATTCCACATCAGCTTATGCTCGTGGTGGAGGACTTGATATTGTGGGTCAGAGATTGTCGAGGCTTGCCGAGTCATGCAAGGTGCCCTTCGAGTTCCACGCAGCTGGAGTTTCTGCTTCTCAAATTGAGTTTCAGCATCTCGGTATTCGACCTGGCGAGGCTCTCGCAGTTAATTTTGCCTTAACGCTTCACCACATGCCCGATGAAAGCGTAGGCACTCAAAATCACCGGGACAGGCTGTTGAGGTTGGTTAAGAGCTTATCTCCAAAAGTGGTAACTCTTGTCGAGCAAGAATCGAATACCAATACTGCCCCGTTCCCTCTCCGTTTCACCGAGGCGTTAAACTATTATCTGGCTGTATTCGAATCAATGGATGTTACTCTCCCGAGGGACCATAAGGAACGGATCAACGTGGAGCAGCATTGTCTTGCTCGGGAGATTGTCAACGTTATAGCATGTGAAGGTGCTGAACGAGTAGAACGTCACGAACTTTTAGGTAAATGGAGATCACGGTTCACCATGGCAGGATTTACGCCATGTCCGTTAAGCTCTTTTGTTAACGCTACTATCAAGTCTCTGCTAGAGAGCTACTCAAAAAAGTATACACTTGAAGAGAGGGATGGAGCTCTATATCTCGGTTGGATGAACCGACCGCTGATTGCTTCTTGTGCCTGGAGATGATAATCAGAAAGATCGATCAAGAGAGATTTTGTATGCTTCGGACTTGTAAGGTGAGGAACAtccttttatgtttttgtttataGAAAGTAGTATAACAATGTCATAAAAACTAATATATTATCTAGCAATGAACTGCCTCTGTTTGCAATATGTTTGAAGTAGTCTATAAAGATAAGTAGGTCAACTGTACTTTACACAATACACAATCATCAGCATATCATGACAATAGGGGTGTGCATAGCTCATATTAAATcgaaatttggatttgtttcaaactcGAACCAAATCAATTCTATAAGATTTTTAGTATTTCAAACCGAACTTAATCAGCCAGTTCAAATGGTTTGTTTTGGTTTGATGCATCAAAAGCGAATTTTGCTTCTAAAGTCGAACCGCATCTAAAAATTATTTGGTTCGCTTTCTGCACAATCCTGATGCAACTGAAGACATTTGGACACGGACTTGGCGAAACAATATTAATTAAGATTTCCTACTTTGAAAATGAAGTTTCCTGTCCGAAACTCTTGAGTTTTCAACACGTTTGCAAAATGGAAAATGTTGATTGATGGAAATGTTTCGTGCAACTAGGTCCAATACTAAACACAATTTTGAGTAAGTCGGCTTATGTTtgatttaacaaaataaaacacattTAGAGACATATTCCAAGATCTCAGGTAAAAACTATGACAAAACATGGAAGCACGGCACTAGGATCCCTTACAATCAAAGACTCTGAAATAAGATATCGATATTCAATTTCAGAACGATCAACCTTATTAGCAACTGCGCCAGCAATTATCCTGCAAACCACGACGGCCCTTTCCGTTTTACTCCTCGAGAAACCAATCAAACTATCCGTTAATTTCTCACTATTTGTACTAAATCGAATTCCGTTCTTCTTGCTGTACTCCGTGTCGAAGTTACATTGAATTGTTTTGCATACTCGGCAACTCAGATCTCTACAAATCTCGGAAACTCGCATTGTTTGTTCACCGCAGCAAGACATTGTTGTTCCGTAAAATCGGAGAAGCTCGTTTCCATCTACAATGCTTCTTGGATGTGCCATTTGGTGTTGCTGATAGGCAATTTGCTTCACATTGTCTCTGTATTTCTCAAATTTTGCAAGAGTTTCAAATGAATTCTTCACTCTTAAAACCCTTTCAATCCTGCTTAATGCATTTGATGGATTTGTGGATGCTTTTTGGAAAATCATCTCTATGATATTTCTTGATGGGTCTCCCAACTCTAGTTCTGTTCAAAACgagaaattataaaatcaaattaacaatATTGTCCGAATCAAATCTGATGGGATGGAGCAAAAAAAGAGAGAATGCAAGCAAATTATTCggaattaatttgaaattatttgtAATTGACTCGGTATTAATTGAGCCAGATTCGAGTATTTGAGTCAATTTTTGAATTGAGTTTCAACATCAAAATACTCGCTCGAAAATTttacaatttcttttttatatataattatatggaTTTGTACTTTAATTTAAgatattttttaagatattttttatgaataattaaattgagTCAAGTCAAATTCgaatttaagttattttattaaatacgagttcaaattcttaaataattttatcgTTTTGTTTATGTGTCATCCATCTAAGTGGATTTGAGAGAAATTGATGGATTTTGGACTTGAGGGGAGCCATTCCCAAAATTATAATTCAGTCGAgtttgaattgaattttttattttttattttaaattttggactCCCAAAATAGAGATATAATGTTATCTTTTATAATACGCGATTTTCGAGTTTAATTAGAATGAACAAAAAAGAATTgatacttttaaattaaaagtaaataattagtttatatattatttaacccCTGATTTTGTTTTATGTCATTCAAttgattcttaattttttaattcaaccTCTTTGACATCTCCACTATTAAATTGTGCTTTTTAAACCTCTAAAATTTGTCATTTTCTTAACTATTTGACCCTTCTCATGTAGCTAAGACAATCGTTTGGTTATAGAACAAAAAGACGCATAAACATATCTTTTGACGTTAGGGGTGTAAACGAGTTGGGCTACTCGCGATTTACTCGAGATCGACTTGAAAAAAACTTGAGCTCGAGTTTGAATTATTCGAGTTTCATCTCTAGCCGATCTCGAGTATCAAATAATAGGGCTCGTGAGGCTCACGAGCCTAAACGAGTCTCATACACatacaatattaaaaattattttttaattatattgatttttttatatttttaaatttgagtttATATCCTCTCAATTGattcaatattatattttgtagtaaaaaaaaatgaaaatacatcaaatgttataaattaaaattattatttttatttttattgaatttgagtCGAGTTTGAGCTCGAGTTCGAGTAGCTCGGTTATTGATCGAGTTCGAGTTCGAGCTTCAAAATTTAGACCCAGTCTAGCTCGAGCTCTATCTTATATAACACACTCGAGCTCGGCCTAACTCGGGTTTGGCTCGGCCCGTTTACATCCATATTTAACGTGAAATTGAACATATTTTGATCTATAAACTTTTATCATTTCATCTATATGATCTTTATCTTCTggtaaattttcaaaataaattatttttcatattttgagaaaataattttttatctttctcaaaaaagagaagaaaaaataattaatatataaagaataaaaaataagttaataaatgaaaatataaaataaaaactgtattaaattttcattttactttaatttaaagTTAAACTCAATTCTAAAGATAAAGCAACTCTAAGAAAAACTCCTAGTCTATAGTCCTTAAACTATACATAAacttattcttaaaaaaaataggtttgaacttttttatataattatagattTTTTGTTAAACCGTTACAACTTACAAGtctgtttttatgttttatatcgTTTTACTTATCCGACTTCTCATCTTTTGGTTTCATTCATCGGACTCTTCATCACTTAATTTTGATGATAATTAAAACTAGAATGGATAGCAATGCAGTCCTATATTATTATTAGTGTGTTTGTACATCACTCTCTATCTTAGagatttaaaagattaaaattttaaagttggaATGTTAGAGAAGCTAAACTGAAGGATGGAAAACCTGaggagtaaaaaaatataaattggaggGTCAAAATATACATTAAGCATAAATGATGGGTAAATATGAAAGAGACGTAGAGTATGATATAGAAAAATCACAGATGTCCCCTTGTTTAGCAACAAAAAGGACAAAGAATTATGGTATTTGTCGTGTATGGTATTGTCGTCTTTGACAAACTAAAAATGACCAACTATCATACATCAAAGAGGACCATTATGCCGCCGTAAAATGCTCTCATTCAAACACTCCCCTTTCATCTCTatcttttttcaattaaaatttttcACTTTCTTTTCATACTTAATTTGCCCTATAACTTTACACAACAACCACATTAATTAATGAAGAAAATGcttatgagaaaattaaattattaaaattaatgtttGATGCAACATGAAGAAGCTAATCAGCTACAAGATGAATTCAACATGAATACACGTTTAATTTCCTTCAAATTCCATATGTTCATTGAGAAGTTGAATGCTTCGTTTCTTAATTATAATCACATGAATAAGAAAATATATCATATGAGGGAGTCACCTCCTTATTTTCATGCTATTACTTGCatgcattttataatttatatattcctcacataattattattatgataaacaaatatttttatagacATAAAATAGGACAAGATTGTCACCAGAATATCGTGTTCTTGTAAGGTATTCCTTGACAATCACGTCGCCAAATGATTTTGTGATTTGGCGACAGAGTTTGTCACGGTTTTCCTTTTCAGATTTGGAgctttttttcatattattttttccAGAGAGGAGAGCCGCATTGCATAGCTTGCTTCCACAGTTGGCATTATCATTCTGTTTTTGCTTATGTTTGTTGACAAATTGAACTTATAGagcttatatttataaatatgcaGGATCCTTTTGAACATCATGTGATTGGAAATATATTATATTGCGTTTCCTTCTAAAATAACGACAAAAATGGTGAATTTAAGAGCTTTTGTATGCGTGCTATTGCTATCCACACTGCATTTCATTTAAGAAAAGTTATTGTATTCCATGGTGTTTGAACTTTTATGAATCTACTTTTTCAATactttagcttttatttttattaaattagtattcataaaaaaattagtgtttCTAAACGagtttttagtcattttttgaCCGCCAGACTATTAATAAAGCTAGAAATAGATTTTAACTTTACCATCATGTTTTGTTACTTTGAAACACGAACTAGAGTATTACTTGCCCATTTGAAAGGACGAATGGAGTGATGAACATATATTCAATCCATCACCAGATTTTAtggtttttattaataaaatgtaaaattaaatatatatttttggacAAATGATCGGTAGATTAACACAACCACAAACCCGTAGACGACATAAATAAagtttcaaaagttacaattacTTACAAAGAAATTCAGACTACTATAAACATCATTTTCCGAATATACGAATCCTAGGTGGTAAGATATGTAAAATGTTGCTGCCTTGCGACCAAAGTTATACACGAGACTATCAATCTTCACTAAATTTATTGCGAAAAAGGCTTCCACTTCTTGCTTTCCAAAGATTCTTAATATAGTAAAGGCAtgcaaaaggtaaaaaaaaaaaaattctcaagtTTTTCCAAAAGTACAagacaactttttttttgatttttacgaTACAATTCagtcctctttttttttttatcaaacaaaaaaatccCTGCGTCTATATTGCCGTTAACTGATGACGTGGTCTtaaaaaaaggttcaaaatgatacttaatgtttaaaatatttaccaattttatatttataaaaaaattaacatattttcACCCACTCTACTTAATTaactctatttaattaaaattcttattaaaattaagaaaaactttAATGaaatcaatgtaaactcaatttaatcaaataaaatacaaacaaatctaattaaataaaaaaaactcaattaataaaatcataattaaactaatcaaaataagattaaaccaataaaatccaattaattaactctaattaaattaaacaaaaacccaactaaaaataattaaacgaaatttaattcaattagaACCTATATCGAAAACCGCAggcttttttaaaaatcatcgTCAATTCCGAAACCATCGCCGGCCCCGAAATCGATCGAAAACAACCACGACACGGGTTTGTTCTCAGGTAAGAACAAATGTCTGTTCTCACCTCTATTCTCAGATGTGAGAACAGATGTCTGTTCTCACCTGAGAACAGACGAAGGTCTTTTCTCCATCTACAGACACTTGTTTGAAAACATACATGGTCTGTTCTCAGGTGAGAACAAACTCTCCTGAGAACTTGGGATGTGCAAGAACGACAGAAACCAATTTTTCGAACtgaatcaaactaaaatagttggtttggttcggttgtAATGttagttcggttcggttttaatttataaatgatctAACCCAAGCAAAaaccaaatataatatatatatatgttttagtaGATATATAACAGGATAATAAAGTTGTTTAGTGTAAGATGTCTATGTATATTTCCATTTGTCCTGGAAACGATTCCCAAATTCAACTTTTTCGTATTTATTGTTAttgagtttttaaaaataattgcaaTTATTACTTCACTTGGATTCGAGCTAGgatcaaatattttcaaaatgcaCGCGTTGTCATCAGACTACCATTGTTCTTCGTCAAGTTATACTCTTTGATATATATTGCTtaccgaccgaaccgaaccaaaatttccAACCTATTtcgattcggttcggtttttcacTTTTGAAAAAACCGATCGGTTTGCAGTTTTTGATCGGTTTAAAATCGAACCGACCAATGCACACCCCTACTGAGAATAGACCAGACCACGACCTCCAGTGGCCGGAagtcttttttcattttaattaataaattaaaaggaaagaaaaaaatatcattcaggtccttaatttaatttttttttataaatataagtcctttaaaagattaaattgaaatatattatacatatcaagaatatttttaaatcttttcCTTAAAGACATGTGACACAGTTAACTGCCATTTTTTAATGGAAgggtttttttgttcaaaaaaaaaatttaaaaggtgtttttgttcaataaaaaaaactaggAGGCTGAATTGTACctcaaaaatcaaaaagggCTGAACTATCTTTTTGGAAAAATCTCAGGAGTATTTTTGTACCTTATAAAACCAAATAATACCCAAAGCTCTCTACACCGCCTATCAGCAAGATCTCCAAGTGAAGGCAGAAAAAGGGTGAGAGTCATAATCATAAAATTCACCAACAGAGTTTCAAAATTTCAGAAGCAtttctgaaaatgaaaattagcCAATCAGTTCCAAATTagcatttcttttcaaaaatggCTCACAAAGGCAAAAACAAGGATTTCAGATGCAAATGCAAATGCAAATGCATTGGTAATGCCTCCTAGTAAGCTTTATAACAGTTAGATTAAAtgctcaattatttttaaattgggaACATCATAATATTACAAAAACTAAATATTTCCAGAAATTACAGAATATCTACACTATATTAAACCAATTTCATGTTCCAAAACGTGGATTAGTCTGAACGTGGAAAACGTAAAAGTGTCATCTCATAATTGATACTCAGTTCAGAAAACctcatatcaaaaaaaatatcatgtTCCAAAACCTCAGGTAAAAACTATGACAAAACACGGAAGTACAGCCCTAGGATCAGTTACAATCAAAGATTCTGAAATAAGATATTGATTTTCATTTTCACCACAGCCCAACTCAACCTTATTAGCAACTGCACCAGCAATTATCCTGCAAACCACGACGGCTCTTTTCGTTTTCCTCCTCGACAACCCGATCAAGTTATCGGTAAATGCCTCGCTGTTTGTACTAAATCGAATTCCGTCTTTCTTGTTGAACTCCGTGTCAAAGTTGCATTGAATCGTTCTGCATACTCGGCAAGTCGGATCTCTACAAATCTCGGAAACTCGCATTGATCGTTCTCCGGAGCAACACATCGTTGTTCCGTAAAATCGCAGAATCTCATTTCCATCTACAATGCTTCTTGGATGTGTTTGATGTTGTTGGTGATACGCAATTTGTTTGACATTTTCTCTGTATTTCTCAAACCTTTCAAGAATTTCAACCGAGTTCCTCACCCTTAAAACCCTTTCAATCTTGCTTGATGGTTTTGATGGATTTGTTGATGCTTTTTGGAAAATCATCTCTATGATATTTCTTGAAGGGTCTCCAAATTTTAGCTCTATtcaaaatgcaaaatagaaaaataacaatattttcaGAATCAATGGGATGGGACAAAAAGAAATGAGTGAAGATAACCCGTGAGCTATAagattaatttgaaaatatcGAGTCGAGTTCAAGCGCGAGCTATTCGAGTCATATAAGTTTGAACATCAAGATGGGttcgaaaaaaattgaaaatttaactagattagtattttcTACTAAAAATGTAattgtgaaatatttttatagataATTAAGTCGACTAacattaatttcaattattttactgAATTCGGACTCAAACTCTTAAATATTAAATTCGATCAAATTTAAGttgtgtttcatatttttaaatttaaattttagactCTCAAAATAGagatatgaaattttttatgcaatttaaaatatgaaattctcATGTCAAATTGAAATAGGAAAATGACAATTTtatagcaacaaaaaaaattatgacatgttgctgctaataaaatattgttttaagtaattggtaataaaatttgatgaaaatgCTGTTTTAACTTAACTAATAGCAGCAACCTTTAAAATTATTGCTGCaaaattttttttagcaataaaaaaaataaattacaaacgTATTTGTTgttaaatacataatttattgtagtgtttttaactaaatttacaaaaagttaaaaatgtttgaattttttagaTGATTAGATGTTTTCCTTCacattatgaaaataaaaaaaagtagagAAAAAGATTGTTACCAGAATATCTTGAGAAGTATTCCTTGTGAATCACGTCACCAAATGATTTTCTTATTTGTCGAAATAGTTGTTTGTTCGATCTTTCCTTTTCAGATTTGGAACTTCTCCTCACCATATCACTCACCTTATTTCCACAGTTAGCTTTCTCCTTCAGTGACACCCATAAGCCTTGCATCTCTTCAACCCTAATTTATATGTTTGTGAATCAGAGCGTAATTGTACGTACTTGTAAAGAACTGAAACGTGATAACGGTATGATAATACGATACGGTGATAATGCTGTAAATGAAGAATATTTTTGAAGCTGTGAAGTTGATAAGAGTTGGTTTCCAGTGGGGAAATATACAAGAACGTGGCTGCATGATATTGCAGTTTCTGCTCAAGCGCAGACAAAAATGGTGAATTTAAGGTATTTTGTATGCTATCTGCAGTGCATTTATTACATACCATTCAGCCCCACACGGGACTGTTATAATCTTTCACAAGAAACCAAAGTAAACCGAAGAAGAAAAAAGTTCCTAGAAGCTTGCACATTCTTGGATTGATATTGGAAAGTGAAAGAAGGATCGATGAGATATATTTGCAAGGCCATGTATAATATCATTTTATTCTATAACTTTTTTACCGATGTTACATAAGAGATAACTTTACTCTACTTTATGATTTTAGATGAATTTTcagataaaataatatataaaagacattaatataaaaaacatattttgtatttttttttaaattaatatattgttTGAGAGATTAAATGGGTATAAAACAAAGTTTAgatatttaatagaaaaaatagtTAAGGAATATAAAGATTTAAGTGGCAATTTATCCGCAACGTGTAAGCTAATTGTTTACTAAACtggcaatttgccccttaatttgtaaattaatttgcCCAAATAAGATTAATTATCCATAATTACCAAGTTCGTGACTAATTTgtccaaaaaaataatttatgtgttaattgtccattgctTTAAAGTTGAGTGGGCAAATTGCCActtaaatcaaatataaaatgataTAGTTTAGTGGTCAAATTGTAATATATATTTCACATCACCACTACATAAGAAAGAAGCCCATAACCCACTCTTTTTTCCAACAGTCTCACATGTCATTCAGTCATTCTTCTTGTGGTTAAATCggcaaaacaataaaaatttatatgtgcaaaaaaaaaaattgaaaactcgTAAAGGATAAAATGGTACAATTTAATagtcaaataatttattaaaaaaatcacattaTTTAATCTGAAATATTTTCTAGAGTTTTTTAAAATTCtgttgtttcaaaatgtttttaaaattgaaaatgtaaCTTTTGAAAGTTTTCGTGGTCTATAAAAAATGATTATATGCATCTCATTgacatttttatatattttttctattatattttttttttttgataattgaagaGGAGCGCTTGTGAGAGAAATTGGACCCGCGATCTCCGTTTCACAGTTTACTACCAGCGTTTATACCACTTGGTTATAGgtgtatttttatcttttaatgaacatataaaagataaaaatacactgtaaaaaatatataaaaatgtagTTCATCTAGTCTCAGCCAGTTTATAGTACTATAGTTTCTCTAGAGAAAGAGCCTTTTGACTTATTTTGCATTGATATGGCAGCCACATGAGCCTTTGGTCTAATGGTGTTGCATTGATTCCCCACCTGTCCAATGATTGTCAATCTACACCAACATTAACGTCTCATTCAACTTCCATTCACATTCAATTGTTATTTGATTCACGCTAAACTTTGTCACCCATTCTATCCTACATTTTTTACATCTAACATCTTCTCAAGCTTAATTCCCAATTGCAGGTGTTTGAAAGTTCAAGAGTTATTCCAATCAATATATAGCAGAAACTAAAACAGAAATGGCCTAAGGATTCAGAAAACTCCAAACAATAAGTACATTTCAATAGTTTTTAATTTCGAAATATCTTTCATTTTTGTACAAAGCTTTCTTACTCAGGAAACTTGATAAATACAACAATTGTGGCGTGGAAAGAATTTGCAATAATAATTCATCGTGTATTCCCATTTTCATATTCTAGCCTTTTGCCATTTACCAGCTGAGCTCAAGTGGAAGAACAGCACAGAAAAATCTCGGcagcaatttttttatttccgtCAATTTCCTTTAAGAGGAATTTATGGACCAGTTAATAATCTCCCCACATTCTGCGGATATGGATAAGAAGAATGACTTAAAGGTGGAATTTCAATGCTACTACGGCTTTCATTCGGATTTTGCCTAGTTCCATACTGATTTATGCCACCATTTATGACACCATAGTAAGGTGCGACTGTGCTTCTTGAAACTATTCTGAAACCAGAACCATTTGCTTGGTTTTGGCTTTGCGCAAGCTCGGAATGCTGCTGCTGGTCGTTGGATCTATTTTCCATATTTGAACAGATCCCAACCCCAAGATCAAGACTAATAGTTTCATTTTCATCAGTTCTAATCCTAGTCGATCCATTTGCAGGTCCATTTGCAGCAGTAGGACCTGCAGTATCATGGCTACTGGTCTTTGCTGTAGGCACATCATGGTTGTGTTTCCCCTCATACGTGGTTATTACGGCTTTTGGATCGTGCGATGCCCTCTCCACATGTTTCCTAACTGGACATCCAGCATTTGTGCACTTGTAGTAACTCCTGCAGAATGTGGCAACAATTGTAAGAAGCTGTGGCACAGAAGCGAAAACACTGGAACAAAAAACGGCAAAacacatttttaaatataaagatTCAAATTTCATAACCATTTCTAAAATCATAAAGGAAATGCTGCAGAAGAGGATTCTAAATTTTTTCGTGCAACATGGATAAGAAACAGTTCAAATACTAAGCTTTTGCACAGTCCGATGATATCTCACTTCACACCATTAGTCAAACTTCTGAACATTAAACAAAACATAATAAATGCTAAATTGTCTTATAAAAACTTAAgctttaaaatagtttttattaaatgctCAATTATTTCTAAATTTGGGAATTGACATCAtaatattacaaaaacaaatgtttccaaaAATTAGAGAATGTCTACAATATACAAATATCATTTGTCTCCAAATGATGTTATCTTGGCATTGTAATTAAAGAAAGCAAAATTTTATACAAAATAGAACACATATTTGTAACGTAAAAACCTAAGATACTTTTTTCTACATTTTTCTCTTAGTTTTACCTATTTCATCTTTAGTCCAacttgtttttaaattttcaattggCAAAGTTAAAGCCTTTTCGAGCGGGAGGGGAGGCTATATATAGCACAGAAACGGAAACGCCTAAATGAGAAAACACCCAAagctataattttttaaataagcaTATGTTATAAACCTAGTGTTTTAGAGTCTCAAAAGCGTTTCCGGAAACGTAGGAATCAACCAGTTT is a window of Mercurialis annua linkage group LG2, ddMerAnnu1.2, whole genome shotgun sequence DNA encoding:
- the LOC126669398 gene encoding scarecrow-like transcription factor PAT1, producing MASQRISYFPMQASHNATVMNGPPGFYEQPVRGQESYYWHPNQNYQYPLSDEASKEMHRSTETFDHGHTLDSSSGTGCYPGQNSPSTASFSPNESGISHPNSQSYVLDLHNSSENTSGSPDRESYVIDKLRELETAMLGPADDLDIYNVTTPDGSNQIAFEEEKWKILSEMISRGDLKEALCTCAQAIEYNDMLTFELLITEIRQMVSVSGEPVQRLGAYMLEGLIARLASSGSSIYKSLRCKEPAGAELLSYMHVLYEVCPYFKFGYMSANGAIADAMRNETRVHIIDFEIAQGSQWLTLIQALAARPGGPPQIRITGIDDSTSAYARGGGLDIVGQRLSRLAESCKVPFEFHAAGVSASQIEFQHLGIRPGEALAVNFALTLHHMPDESVGTQNHRDRLLRLVKSLSPKVVTLVEQESNTNTAPFPLRFTEALNYYLAVFESMDVTLPRDHKERINVEQHCLAREIVNVIACEGAERVERHELLGKWRSRFTMAGFTPCPLSSFVNATIKSLLESYSKKYTLEERDGALYLGWMNRPLIASCAWR
- the LOC126668107 gene encoding uncharacterized protein LOC126668107; this encodes MEKRPSSVLRIFGKQEVEAFFAINLVKIDSLVYNFGRKAATFYISYHLGFVYSENDVYSSLNFFNDNANCGSKLCNAALLSGKNNMKKSSKSEKENRDKLCRQITKSFGDVIVKEYLTRTRYSELELGDPSRNIIEMIFQKASTNPSNALSRIERVLRVKNSFETLAKFEKYRDNVKQIAYQQHQMAHPRSIVDGNELLRFYGTTMSCCGEQTMRVSEICRDLSCRVCKTIQCNFDTEYSKKNGIRFSTNSEKLTDSLIGFSRSKTERAVVVCRIIAGAVANKVDRSEIEYRYLISESLIVRDPSAVLPCFVIVFT
- the LOC126669400 gene encoding uncharacterized protein LOC126669400; translated protein: MQGLWVSLKEKANCGNKVSDMVRRSSKSEKERSNKQLFRQIRKSFGDVIHKEYFSRYSELKFGDPSRNIIEMIFQKASTNPSKPSSKIERVLRVRNSVEILERFEKYRENVKQIAYHQQHQTHPRSIVDGNEILRFYGTTMCCSGERSMRVSEICRDPTCRVCRTIQCNFDTEFNKKDGIRFSTNSEAFTDNLIGLSRRKTKRAVVVCRIIAGAVANKVELGCGENENQYLISESLIVTDPRAVLPCFVIVFT